Proteins encoded within one genomic window of Kibdelosporangium phytohabitans:
- a CDS encoding MCE family protein yields MRSFQERNQAVVGAVSIAVLSLIGLTAFYSDDLPIIGGGRTYTAQFTEAAGLISGTEVRAAGVKIGTVKEVDLEGDHIKVRFRVKDAWIGDKSTVAIRIKTLLGSKYLSVDPQGDAEQDPGQPIPIGRTASPYDINQVFDQLATTVTEIDTNKLAESLGVLADTFQDSPKEIRSALEGLSALSKTISTRDQELAKLFANTHEISKVFADRDAQVEKLLKDGELLLGEIRKRRDSISSLLAGTRELAAQLSGLVADNTATLRPALQQLDRVNSILQRNQDNLNRSLQMAGPYYRLLGNAGGNGRWLDMYVCGLVAPVGSPPDTDPANGNCIPPKGSK; encoded by the coding sequence ATGAGGTCGTTCCAGGAACGAAACCAGGCGGTCGTCGGCGCGGTCAGCATCGCGGTGCTCAGCCTGATCGGGCTGACCGCGTTCTACTCCGACGACCTGCCGATCATCGGCGGCGGCCGGACGTACACCGCGCAGTTCACCGAGGCGGCCGGGCTGATCTCCGGCACGGAGGTGCGCGCGGCGGGCGTGAAGATCGGCACGGTCAAGGAAGTGGACCTGGAAGGCGACCACATCAAAGTGCGGTTCCGCGTCAAGGACGCGTGGATCGGCGACAAGAGCACGGTGGCGATCCGGATCAAGACCCTGCTCGGCTCCAAGTACCTCTCGGTCGACCCGCAGGGCGACGCCGAACAGGACCCGGGCCAGCCGATCCCGATCGGCCGCACGGCCTCGCCGTACGACATCAACCAGGTCTTCGACCAGTTGGCCACCACGGTCACCGAGATCGACACGAACAAGCTCGCCGAGTCGCTCGGCGTGCTCGCCGACACGTTCCAGGACTCGCCGAAGGAGATCCGCTCGGCGCTGGAAGGCCTGTCGGCGCTGTCGAAGACGATCTCCACGCGCGACCAGGAACTGGCCAAGCTGTTCGCCAACACCCACGAGATCAGCAAGGTCTTCGCCGACCGCGACGCGCAGGTGGAGAAGCTGCTCAAGGACGGCGAACTGCTGCTCGGCGAGATCAGGAAACGGCGTGACTCGATCAGCTCGCTGCTGGCCGGGACGCGTGAGCTGGCCGCGCAGCTGTCGGGCCTGGTCGCCGACAACACCGCGACCCTGCGGCCCGCACTGCAACAGCTGGACCGCGTCAACTCGATCCTGCAACGCAACCAGGACAACCTGAACCGGAGCCTGCAGATGGCCGGCCCGTACTACCGGCTGCTGGGCAACGCTGGCGGCAACGGCAGGTGGCTGGACATGTACGTGTGCGGCCTGGTCGCGCCGGTCGGCTCGCCGCCGGACACCGATCCGGCCAACGGGAACTGCATTCCGCCGAAGGGGTCGAAATGA
- a CDS encoding MCE family protein: protein MRGLVAPLLKVIVFAIVTVASTGLLGLTIANVDLRPSYDYSARFADVTSLSVGDDVRIAGVRVGQVETIDLVDKRVAKVAFTVDARRELPASVTATIKYRNMIGQRYISLERGVGPVGGIQEPGTEIPLQRTKPALDLTVLFNGFKPLFQALSPDDVNKLSHEIIQVLQGEGGTVESLLRHTASLTSTLAEKDQVIGEVIGNLNQVLDTVNEHSGELGGLLTTLQQFVTGFAKDRQPIGEAISSLDELAGATAGLLEDGRAPLKDSMTALGQVAKNLADNEKTVDQALKNLPVKMESIGRTVSYGSWLNTFLCSAQTGTPLPMPMAAGIPVTQPRCK, encoded by the coding sequence ATGAGGGGACTGGTCGCACCGCTGCTGAAAGTGATCGTGTTCGCGATCGTCACGGTCGCGTCGACCGGCCTGCTCGGGCTGACCATCGCGAACGTGGACCTGCGGCCGTCGTACGACTACTCGGCCAGGTTCGCCGACGTGACATCCCTGTCGGTCGGCGACGACGTGCGCATCGCCGGGGTCCGCGTCGGCCAGGTGGAGACGATCGACCTGGTGGACAAGCGCGTGGCCAAGGTGGCGTTCACCGTCGACGCGCGGCGCGAACTGCCGGCGTCGGTCACGGCGACCATCAAGTACCGCAACATGATCGGGCAGCGCTACATCTCTCTGGAGCGCGGTGTCGGCCCGGTCGGCGGGATCCAGGAACCCGGTACGGAGATCCCGTTGCAGCGCACCAAGCCGGCACTCGACCTGACGGTGTTGTTCAACGGTTTCAAGCCGCTGTTCCAGGCGCTGTCGCCGGACGACGTCAACAAGCTCTCGCACGAGATCATCCAGGTGCTGCAGGGCGAGGGCGGCACAGTGGAGAGCCTGCTGCGGCACACCGCGTCGCTGACGTCGACACTGGCCGAGAAGGACCAGGTGATCGGCGAGGTGATCGGCAACCTCAACCAGGTGCTCGACACCGTCAACGAGCACAGCGGGGAACTCGGCGGCCTGCTCACCACGTTGCAGCAGTTCGTGACCGGCTTCGCCAAGGACCGCCAGCCGATCGGCGAGGCGATCAGCTCGCTCGACGAGCTGGCCGGGGCGACCGCGGGCCTGCTCGAAGACGGGCGGGCGCCGCTCAAGGACAGCATGACCGCACTCGGGCAGGTGGCGAAGAACCTGGCGGACAACGAGAAAACCGTCGACCAGGCACTGAAGAACCTGCCGGTGAAAATGGAGTCCATCGGCCGGACAGTCAGCTACGGCTCGTGGCTGAACACGTTCCTGTGCTCGGCGCAGACCGGGACACCGCTGCCGATGCCGATGGCCGCCGGCATTCCCGTGACCCAGCCGAGGTGCAAGTGA
- a CDS encoding MCE family protein, which yields MSKERHQLTSMRLLGLLYVVIVASFLTLTVAIYADAFSDDPTVTLRTSQVGNQMSADADVKLRGINVGRVRSVESHGDGAVLTLTMNPESLDRIPANVTARLLPKTLFGERYVSLTLPEHPSGKLAGGDWINHDKSAAGVEMEQVLNNLLPLLQSVRPEKLSEMLTALSQALDGRGAKLGDTLVQVGQYVGELNPQLPQIKQDISRFASVADTYDAAATDFLQALSDFTVTSKTIVDQRTSLLTLYNALGTASNDMTKFLTTNKNTIIKLADEGRGTLELLAKYAPQYACMLTAVADFKPRVDKAFEGGGLHVDLKVQPARGKYVSPRDDPKYGDKPGPRCFGQAAPAFHPAALDPLPNSPAERDALGVMLGDDMPAWGSLLVGPLYRGAEVTVR from the coding sequence ATGAGCAAGGAACGCCACCAGCTGACCAGCATGCGCCTGCTGGGGCTGCTCTACGTGGTCATCGTGGCGAGTTTTCTCACGCTGACCGTGGCGATCTACGCCGACGCCTTCTCCGACGACCCGACGGTCACCCTGCGCACCAGCCAGGTCGGCAACCAGATGTCGGCCGACGCGGACGTGAAACTGCGCGGTATCAACGTCGGCCGGGTCCGTTCGGTGGAAAGCCACGGCGACGGCGCGGTTCTGACGTTGACGATGAACCCCGAGTCGCTCGACCGGATCCCGGCGAACGTGACCGCGCGGCTGCTGCCCAAGACGCTGTTCGGCGAGCGCTACGTCAGCCTGACGTTGCCGGAGCACCCGAGCGGCAAGCTGGCGGGTGGTGACTGGATCAACCACGACAAGTCGGCGGCGGGCGTGGAGATGGAACAGGTTCTCAACAACCTGTTGCCGCTGCTGCAGTCCGTCCGGCCGGAGAAGCTCTCCGAGATGCTCACCGCGCTCTCGCAGGCGCTGGACGGGCGCGGTGCGAAGCTCGGTGACACCCTCGTCCAAGTAGGACAGTACGTCGGCGAGCTCAACCCGCAGCTGCCGCAGATCAAACAGGACATCAGCCGGTTCGCCTCGGTCGCGGACACCTACGACGCGGCGGCGACCGACTTCCTGCAGGCGTTGTCGGACTTCACCGTGACCAGCAAGACCATCGTGGACCAGCGCACCTCGCTGCTCACCCTCTACAACGCGCTCGGCACCGCGAGCAACGACATGACGAAGTTCCTGACGACCAACAAGAACACCATCATCAAGCTCGCCGACGAAGGCCGGGGCACGCTTGAGCTGCTGGCCAAGTACGCGCCGCAGTACGCGTGCATGCTGACCGCGGTCGCGGACTTCAAACCGAGAGTGGACAAGGCGTTCGAGGGCGGCGGGCTGCACGTGGACCTGAAGGTCCAGCCCGCGAGGGGCAAGTACGTCTCGCCGCGCGACGACCCGAAGTACGGCGACAAGCCGGGACCGCGCTGCTTCGGGCAGGCCGCGCCCGCGTTCCACCCGGCCGCGCTGGACCCGTTGCCGAACTCGCCCGCCGAACGGGACGCGCTCGGCGTGATGCTCGGTGACGACATGCCCGCGTGGGGCAGCCTGCTGGTCGGTCCGCTGTACCGGGGCGCGGAGGTGACTGTCCGATGA
- a CDS encoding MlaE family ABC transporter permease, which produces MVMERQLDQFGKLGDQLSFYAKALLWIPRASRRYLREIVRLLSEVSFGSGALAVIGGTIGVMVGMSVFTGTVVGLQGFSALNQVGTSAFAGFLSAYFNTREIAPLVAGLALSATVGAGFTAQLGAMRISEEIDALETMGVPSLPYLVTCRVVAGFIAIIPLYVIGLLTSYLAARTITVEFYEQSAGTYDHYFTLFLPPEDVLWSFLKVIVFSVAVILAHCYYGYRAAGGPAGVGLAVGRAVRWSIVTISILDFFLSLAIWGTETTVRIAG; this is translated from the coding sequence ATGGTGATGGAACGCCAGCTCGACCAGTTCGGCAAGCTGGGAGACCAGCTATCCTTCTACGCCAAGGCGTTGCTGTGGATCCCGCGCGCGTCGCGGCGCTACCTGCGCGAGATCGTCCGGTTGTTGTCCGAGGTCAGCTTCGGCAGCGGCGCGCTGGCGGTGATCGGCGGCACGATCGGCGTGATGGTCGGCATGTCGGTGTTCACCGGCACGGTCGTGGGCCTGCAGGGCTTCTCCGCGCTGAACCAGGTCGGCACGTCGGCGTTCGCCGGCTTCCTCTCGGCGTACTTCAACACGCGCGAGATCGCGCCGCTGGTCGCCGGGCTCGCCCTGTCGGCCACGGTCGGCGCCGGTTTCACCGCCCAACTCGGCGCGATGCGGATCTCGGAGGAGATCGACGCGCTGGAGACGATGGGCGTGCCGAGCCTGCCGTACCTGGTCACGTGCCGCGTGGTCGCCGGGTTCATCGCCATCATCCCGCTGTACGTGATCGGCCTGCTGACCTCGTACCTGGCGGCCCGCACGATCACGGTCGAGTTCTACGAGCAGTCAGCCGGTACCTACGACCACTACTTCACGCTGTTCCTGCCACCGGAAGACGTGCTCTGGTCGTTCCTCAAGGTGATCGTCTTCAGTGTCGCGGTGATCCTGGCGCACTGCTACTACGGCTACCGCGCCGCGGGCGGCCCCGCGGGCGTCGGCCTGGCGGTCGGCCGCGCGGTGCGCTGGTCGATCGTGACGATCAGCATCCTCGACTTCTTCCTCAGCCTGGCCATCTGGGGCACCGAGACGACGGTGAGGATCGCGGGATGA
- a CDS encoding MlaE family ABC transporter permease — protein sequence MAAPQFATRGLNGLREVGRLCSLGLEVFRMTFRRPVQFREFIQQCWFIISVTILPAALVAIPFGGVIALQLGSLTKQIGAQSFTGSASVLAVIQQASPIITALLIAGAGGSAICADLGSRKIREEIDAMETLAVSPIHRLVVPRVYASVVICVLLNGMVSVVGVLGGYFFNVILQGGTPGAYLATFSALAQLPDLWISEIKAVMFGFIAGVVASYRGLNPKGGPKGVGDAVNQAVVITFLLLFFLNFVLTTIYLQVVPRKGL from the coding sequence ATGGCCGCACCGCAGTTCGCCACGCGTGGCCTCAACGGCCTGCGTGAGGTCGGCAGGCTCTGCTCGCTCGGTCTCGAAGTGTTCCGGATGACCTTCCGGCGGCCGGTGCAGTTCCGCGAGTTCATCCAGCAGTGCTGGTTCATCATCTCGGTGACGATCCTGCCCGCCGCGCTGGTGGCGATCCCGTTCGGTGGCGTGATCGCCCTGCAGCTGGGGTCGCTGACCAAGCAGATCGGCGCGCAGTCGTTCACCGGATCGGCGAGCGTGCTCGCGGTGATCCAGCAGGCCAGCCCGATCATCACCGCGCTGCTGATCGCGGGCGCGGGCGGCTCGGCGATCTGCGCCGACCTCGGCTCGCGCAAGATCCGCGAGGAGATCGACGCGATGGAGACGCTGGCCGTCTCGCCGATCCACCGCCTGGTCGTGCCGCGCGTGTACGCGTCGGTCGTGATCTGCGTGCTGCTCAACGGGATGGTCAGCGTGGTCGGCGTGCTCGGCGGCTACTTCTTCAACGTCATCCTGCAGGGCGGGACACCCGGTGCCTACCTGGCCACCTTCTCCGCGCTGGCGCAGCTGCCGGACCTGTGGATCAGCGAGATCAAAGCCGTGATGTTCGGCTTCATCGCCGGGGTGGTCGCGTCCTACCGCGGCCTCAACCCCAAGGGCGGCCCGAAGGGCGTCGGCGACGCGGTCAACCAGGCCGTGGTGATCACGTTCCTGCTGCTGTTCTTCCTCAACTTCGTGCTGACCACCATTTACCTGCAGGTCGTTCCGCGGAAGGGGCTGTAG